The DNA window AGAAAAGGTAAGATTAACGATACTGAAGATGACTAGAAAGACAACAGTAGCAGCTCCAAGCATGTAAATAGCCTTTTTTCCCTGACTGATCGATTGGTTTAAAGAAATAGCTCCTAAAAAACGTCCGATCATAGCGCCACCCCAATATAAAGAAAGATAGTTCTTGCTGATGATTTCATTAAAGCCCATCACTTGTGGCTGCTCCAGGAAGCTGATGATAAAACTTCCAACAGCTACCTCCCCACCTACGTAACAGAACATAGCAAAAACGCCAAATTTCAAATGGCTGAATTCCAATGCTCCCCAACCTTTTATAATTTCTTCTTCATTAGTCTGAAAAGAGGGAAGTTTTACTCTTGAGATCAATAAAGCAACTAACAAAAGGATTCCTGCAAAGATTAAATAAGGGATTCTTGTTGCTACTGCACTGAATGATCCGTCTGGTGCTGAGAAAAATTCGAAAATTAAATGTCCGCCTAATACCGGAGCAATAGTTGTCCCAAAAGCATTGAACGCCTGAGTCATATTTAAACGGCTGGAAGCAGATTCTTCACTTCCTAATAAAGAAACATATGCATTCGCTGTAATTTGTAATACGGTGAATCCCAGGCCTAGAATAAACAGGGCACCCAGAAATAAAGGGTAGTAAGAAAAAGTAGCGGCTGGATAGAATAGAACACATCCAAAGGCAGCCAGGAAAATACCAAATATAATTCCTTTTTTATAACCAACTTTATTAATAGGATCTCCACTAGAAATAGAAATGAAAAAGTAAATTAATGAACCAATAAAATAAGCTCCGAAGAAACAGAACTGTACCAACATAGATTCGAAGAAGGTGAGATTGAAAAGCTGCTTGAGATAAGGGATCAAAATATCATTCATACAGGTAATAAATCCCCACATAAAAAATAACAAGGTGATGGTGATCAAAGGAACCGTATAATTCCTGCTTTGCGACTTTACTTCTTTATTTTTAATCATAAACATTTATTTAAAAGAAAGAGATGATGATATACTCTTTCAACGAGTTATAAAAGTTGGAACTTTAAAACTGTTTTATCATACATAAAACAGACTTTAAAAAGCAAGGCAAATATAGGGGAACAACTTTTTTTTCTGCAACTTTTCTTAACCTTTTTATGTTAATTTTATCCTTAAACACAATTATTATCTCTGATTGAGACAAAAATAGACCAAGAAAATTTTCATAGATAAATAAAAGAGTGAAAAGTGGAGTTAACTTTAATAGATATACTTTTGAATTGCTCAATATGATAAGCTTCACAGTTTGAAATGGGCAGTGACTTTTAAAAATCTGACTAAGTTGTTGCTAGATAGTTATTTAATGACTGGATCTCTTTTCTTTTTTATGCTGGCAGTTACCGAGAAAATAGCTTATATTTGCAAACGAAATTTTAGACGAATTTATATCAATCACACTCAATACGGAGTGTTTAAACAAAAATTATTTATGAGTATACCTCAAGCGTTTACAGAAACGATTACTCTTGCAGACGGCAGAGAAATCACAATTGAAACAGGTAAATTAGCAAAACAGGCTGATGGTTCTGTAGTAGTAAAAATGGGTGGAACAATGCTTTTAGCAACTGTTGTAGCCAATAAAGAAGCTAATCCTGGAGTAGATTTCTTGCCATTAACAGTAGATTACAGAGAAAAATTCTATGCAGGAGGAAAGATTCCTGGAAACTTTTTCCGTAGAGAAGCAAGACCTTCAGATCAGGAAATTTTAACAATGCGTTTGGTGGACAGAGTTCTTCGTCCGCTTTTCCCTGAGGATTTTCATGCTGAAGTTCAGGTTATGATTTCCCTTATTTCTTATGATGGAAAATCTATTCCTGATGATTTAGCAGGTTTAGCTGCTTCTGCTGCAATTGCTATTACTGATATTCCTTTTAACGGACCAATGTCAGAAGTTAGAGTAGTAAGATTTGACGGAAAACTTTCTGTTAATCCAAGTTATGAAGATCTTAAGAACTCTGAGCTTGATATTATGGTTGGAGCTACTAAAGATTCAATTGTAATGGTAGAAGGAGAGATGAAGGAGATCTCTGAGCAGGAAATGCTGGAAGCGATCATCTTTGGACATGCCGAAATTAAAAAGCAGATTGAAGCTCAGGAAAGATTAGCTGAAAAAGTTGGTAAATCTTTACCTAAAAGAGAATATAACCACGAAAATCACGATGAAGCAATCCGTGAAAAAGTGTGGAAAGAAACTTACGATAAAGTTTATGAAGTTGCAAGAACTCCATCTGGTAAAGAAGAGAGAGGAGAAAAATTCAAAGCGCTTCGTGAAGAGTTTTTAGCTCAATATGTTGATAATGCTGAAGAATTAGAAAGAGTAACACCTTTCGTAAAAGTATATTATCATGATGTAGAGAAAGAAGCAATGCGTCAGATGATCTTAGAAGACAATATCCGTCTTGATGGTCGTGATCCTAAGACGATCCGTCCTATCTGGTCAGAAATTGATTACCTTCCGGGAGCTCATGGTTCAGCAGTTTTCACAAGAGGTGAAACTCAGTCTTTAACAGCTGTAACTTTAGGATCTGTAAAAGATGCTAATATGGTAGACAGCGTTATGGCAAACTATGATGAGAAATTCTTCTTACATTATAACTTCCCTCCATTCTCAACTGGTGAAGCAAGACCTTTAAGAGGAACTTCAAGAAGAGAAGTTGGACATGGAAACTTAGCTCAGAGAGCTTTACAGGCGGTTATTCCTGCTGAAAATCCATATACGATCAGAATTGTTTCTGATATTTTAGAATCTAACGGTTCTTCTTCTATGGCAACAGTTTGTGCTGGAACATTAGCATTAATGGATGCTGGGGTACAGATTACAAAACCAGTTTCTGGTATTGCAATGGGTCTTATTACAGATACAAAATCTGGAAAATTCACCGTACTTTCTGATATCTTAGGAGATGAAGATCACTTAGGAGATATGGACTTTAAAGTAACAGGAACTGCAGATGGTATCACAGCTTGTCAGATGGATATCAAAATCCAGGGACTTTCTATGGATATCATGGAGCAGGCTTTAATGCAAGCTAAAGACGGAAGATTACACATCTTAAATAAAATTACAGAAACTATTGCAGCACCAAGACCAGATGTGAAACCTCATGCTCCGAAAATGGTAGTGTTAGAAATTTCTAAAGACTTTATTGGTGCGGTAATCGGACCTGGTGGAAAAATCATTCAGCAGTTACAGAAAGATACAGATACAGTTATTGCGATTGAAGAAGTTGGTGAAATCGGACGTATTGAAATTGCAGGAACAGACAGAGAGAAGATCAATGCTGCTATTGCAAGAATCAACGAAATTACTTTCGTACCTGTAGTAGGTGAAGTATATAAAGGAAAAGTAGTGAAAGTAATGGATTTTGGAGCTTTCGTAGCAATTGCGAAAGGTACTGAAGGTTTACTTCACATTTCTGAGATCGAATGGTCTCGTTTGGATAAAGTTCCTTATGCAGAAGGTGATGAAGTGGAAGTGAAATTTATGGGTTATGATGACCGTAAGAAAATGAAGTTGTCTCGTAAAGTTTTGTTGCCAAGACCTCCAAGACCGGAGCAGAAGCCAAGACAGGAACAACAAGCAAGACCTGAAGGTGACAGACCTTCAGCTCAAGCTCCAACAGAAAATCAAAATCCTTCTTCTGAAGCATAAAATTTTAGTCTTACTAATATATAAAATCCCTCTTTATGAGGGATTTTTTTGGAATAGAACTATTTCTTTTAATAGCTTTTCATAATGACTATACTTGCTATATCATTTTAAATAATCTATCGATTTCTTTTTTAGTAGAGTCATTTGGGCTCACTTTGTAAAATTCCTTAAGTAAATCTAAACTTGTGGGCTTTTTCGGATATTGATTATTTAAAAGGAAGTTTTTCAAGGCCATATTTACCTTTTCTTCTCCAAGCAGTTCACTTAGTTTTACCATTGCGACGGCCCCTTTCGAATAGGCAATATGTGGGTTATCTCCTGATACCCTGTAAATAGGTTGGTTTTCGGATAAACCTTTTTCATTATCATAGATCTGCTGATGCATTTTTATTCGATCCATCATTTTTTCTTTTCCATGCATTTTTTTATAAAGCATCATTTCAGTGTACATGGCAACCGTCTCTGTTAGCATTACTGAGCCTTCTCTGTCGTCAGGATCGATCTGGCTATTTCCCCACCAGAGATGGGAAAGTTCATGACCCGCCAGTTCATTGATAACATCCTGTTCTTTATCTGCATGAATATTAGCATGAAAAACCATGTCTTCGGGCATAAAGATCGCTGAAGGATAAGCAGTAGCAGCAAAGCCTTTAGTAAAAGAGGAAATTTCCGTAAAATTAATTGATTTAAAAGGATATTTTCCAAAATTCCTGATACAGTAATCTAAGGTGATTTTGGCATTTTCAATAAGATGATCTACGTTTTCAATATGTTTTGATGGTAGTATAGATTGATAGCAATTCCTTTATAGTTAGTACCTTTATGCATATAGCTTGCTGAAGAAACGGCAAATCGGAATGGGATACTATTGACCTTATACTGAAAATAATTTCTATTGCCATTTGTCCATTGTTTTATTAAATCTCCAGTTCCGATCGCTGTTTGATCCTTCTCTGTTGAAACAGTCATATTTAAATTAATAAAATCCTTTTTAAATACTTCCTGAGCTTCAAGTCTTTTGAGCTTTGAAGCTTTTCCCAATTTGAAGTCTTTTCTTCTTTTTTCATCCTCAATTTCATAACTTTTCTGATAGCCAATACTTGGATAATATCGGCTTATTCTCATAAAAGAACCATTTTCAATAATAGCATTAAAAGATTCATGGCCGTTTACAGCGACCCATTGATAGGATAATCTGAAATTTAAAGTTGCTGTCTCATTAGGTTGTAAAGATCGTTTTAAATGAATTTCTGTCACTTCCGCACTCATTTTCTTTGATTCGAAAGAGGTTGCAAAAACGGCTGATTGTATCTTTAAATTTGGATTAAAATTAATTAAAACCTTTTCCATCATTTTATCCGTATCATTGATAAGTGTATACTTTCCTTCAATTATATAAGAGTTTTCTGAAGGATGCAGCATAATTTCCGTAACAACATCCGTTATCGTAGGTTGAGGCAGATTTTCGTAAACTCTGAATTTTTTTTCATAATGAACCGCTTTTATAATCGTTTCTTCATCATCATGAGGAATAAAACCCCTCATAAAAAGAGATCCGCTGATCATTCCTGTGACTAACATGATGAAAGCGAAAATTGTTTTTTTAATCGTCCATTTTTTAGTTTTAATTAATGGAAGGATTATCCATAAAAATATGATCAAACCCGCTCCAAATAAGAGTCTCCCGGCAAAAGAGTTCTCATAGATCCCATAACCGTTGAAATCACTGTATACACCTTTGAAATCAGAAAATATTCTTAACAAAGGATAAGTGATGACTTTTTTTGATATTGGGCCGGTCAATAGGAAAACAGCCAAAACAGAAATTCCCAATGCTACAAACCTGTTTTTAATACTGTCATTGATGAGTAATAAAAAACCGGAAAAAAGAATTAATGGTAAAGTATTAAAAAGGATAGTACCAAGATATGCACTCCAATCAATATGAAAATAACGGTATCCCAACTGAAAGATCAATCCTTCAATAATATGGATCCCCGTGAAAAAGAAGATCAGAATACTTGCTGAAAGGAAATGTCCACCCAATTTATTACTTGAAAAATATGTGCTTTTTTCAATCATGTAAAATCCTGAAGACTGACTTCTCCAATAAAGATCGTTAATGAAATAGGTCATAATCAATAGACCTATAAAATGAAAATTTTCAGAAATAGTTGTTGCCATCAATCCCGAACTGGCATATTTTTGTGGCAGTCGGATTCCCTTTTCGATTTCAGCATACATTTCCATACCTACAGCAAATAGTAACAGGATAGAAATAGCTATGATGGTAATACTCTTAAAAAGGTAGATCAAATCAATTTTCGCAAATGATAAAACAGATTTAAAAGAGGTTATACTTCCGAAGTCTGATTGTGTAATATGATAATCTGATATAATCGTTTTAAGGGAAGCAAAGGATTCATTTTTCTTTTTGGATTTTTTGTTTGAAAGACCTCTAAAAGAAAAGAATCGATAGGAGAGTACTAGGAATAATATGGACAGGATGATGAAAATAGATCTGTTGATCAAAAGATATCCTGAGAATGGGACGACCAATTTGTTTTTCTGATGAATTGTATATTCTTTAGCATCAAAAAAGTAAGATGATATACCAAACGGATCAAGTAAAGCCGACAGTTGTTGTGCTTTTTCTGATTGGGGCAGACTTCCTGCCATAAAAGGGGAATTAGAAAATAGCAGGACTACCATATACAGAACATAAAGCAGTAAACCACCGACTACGACCAAAAGTTTTCTTTTAGTAGAAAAGGATATGAGGAATAAAAGACTACAGACTAAAAAACAATTGATAAAACCTAAAATAAATAGAGGATATATATAATACCAAAGATTAAAATAAGGCTGTATTTCTGTTCCTGTTCTTATATTTTGACCGATTATAAAGCCTGATATCAATAATACAAAACTGAGAAAAGTCTGTAGAAAATAGGATATAAATTTTCCTGTCAGGTAAGTCCATTTTGAGAATGGGAAAGAAAAAAGGATACTATCAAATTTTGAATCCCAGTCTTTAAAAAGCTGTTGGTTCGCGTAAATGATTGCCAAAAAAAGTATGGAAAGACTTAACATCCCAATCATAAAACCTATTGTATATGGTGAATTGAGATAAATCCCTTCCCCAACACTAAGATTGAACTGATTTCCACAAAAGACACCAAGCATTACGAGGGTTATGGCAACAAGATAACTTAGCCAATGCTTACTGCTGCGCTTGGCTTCGAATAAAAATAATGGATTCATGATTAAGGTTTTTGTCTGAGAGTATGGAAGTAAACGTGCTCCAATAAGGGAGAAACAGAGTTAAAGCCATTTGGCTGCTCTTCGGAAAATGTCGTGATATACAATTCCCTTTCAATCAGCTGCTGACTGATGATATGGTGGCTCAGCTGATAGGTTTCCCATTCATTTTTATCAATAGGTTTTGACCAGATTCTGTTTTCGAGTTCAGAAATAAGATCATTGGGTTTTCCTTTTCGGAGAACCTGACCCTTATCCATAATAGCCATTTCAGAACATAAATTTCTGACATCTTCTACAAGATGAGTAGAAAGGATCACGATAACCTCTTTACTGATGTCGTTTAATAAAGAATTAAAACGGTTACGCTCTTCCGGATCTAAGCCTGCTGTTGGCTCATCAACGATAATGATCTTAGGATTTCCCAGTAAGGCCTGAGCAACTCCAAAACGCTGTTTCATACCGCCGGAAAAAGTATGGACTTCTTTATTTCTGAAATCAGATAAATTAACTTTTTCCAATAAATTAAAGACCTGATCCTTACGCTCAGAATGCTCTTTAATCCCCTTTAGAATAGCTATATGATTCAATAGATCATAAGCTGAAATTTTTGGATAGACTCCAAAATCCTGTGGTAAAAATCCTAGATTCTGTTTTATGCAATCAGGGTTTTTAGAAATGTCGTTTCCATTAAAAAGGATATTTCCGGAACTGGGCTTCTGCAGACCGACAATTGTTTTCATTAAAGAAGATTTTCCGGCTCCATTCGGGCCAAGCAAACCGAACATGCCGTTTCCGATCTCCAATGAAATGTCTTTAATTGCCTGAGAGCCATTTTTATAGGTCAGGCTGAGATGGTTGATAGATAATGTGTTCATAATCTTGAGTTTGGGTAATAAAATAGCTGGCAATGTTTCCATTGCTTTTTGAAAATGATATGTGGTTGTGATTAGTTGATGATGATGTAGGAGGGATTTATGATTTTTAGAATAAAGAATAAAGAGAAATAAAACTTTAGAGGTTCAATTTTAAACTTTTATTCCAGATCCTTACTACTCTCTATACTCGAGAATATCTCCGGGTTGGCATTCCAGGATTTTGCATATTGCTTCCAGCGTATCGAAACGGACACCTTTGGCTTTTCCTGTTTTTAGAATAGATAAATTAACAGGTGTAATTCCTAATTTTTCTGCCAATTCTTTACTCTGCATTTTTCGTTTGGCAAGCATCACATCTAAGTTGACTATAATCGGCATATTATATAAATAGGTCTTGTTCGTTTTGCAAATGTAGTCCTTGCTTGAAGATATTAGCAAGAAACAGACAGAAAATTCCTAACATGAAATGGATAAAAACCAGTCCCCATATCATACTTTCCACTTCCACGAAAAAACTTGCTATAATCACAATAGGCAAAGGAAGGAAAATATTGTATATGTAAAATCTTTTAAGCTGTATGATATTTTTTTCGTTGAATAGCTTTGGTTGAAAAAAAACTTTAAAAACTCTCGCCGAAAACCAGAAGAAAATACCATATGTAATTAAAACTGTCATAAATGAAAATAAAATGTAAGGATAATTATTCTCAATATTGAGAAAAGGCTGATCCGTAAAAGGAAAATTGATATGAAGAAATTTGTTTTCCTTGTATGGAGTAGTAGCAAAGCCTGTAATAAGACAGAAAACAGAATATACTGCCGTCAACATATAACCTGCTGACAATACAAGGCAGAGATAGTAAAGAATCCTTGAAATAATTTTAGTCTGGTTCATAGCACGATTAATATTAATAATGCAAATGTATAATTAATTATCGTAAAACAATAATTAATTTACTTTTTATTTTTTGCTAAAAAGATAAAAGCGAAAAAACCTCCGAGAAATAGGAGGTTTTTTCTAATTACTACAAATTAAAACGAACAACTTTTTATAAAGTTATTTTTGCGGTTGATGAATTTGGATTATCCTTTCCAAACAATATCTTTATAACATCTCAACATGTCAATTTAGCATTACTTAAGTGATCATTTTCTGTGCAGTTACTTTAGGGATTATAATTAAATAATCATAGCCACCCAGTAAATTTTTAAGAGTACCTGATTTAACAGAAGTATTTTGTTTCTTTATCTCTTCGTTAATTTTAGTGAGGTCAAATAAGAGCCATTGATTTTCCTTATTGACCAATCGATAAAAGGGTCTTAAGAATAAAACATATTCAGCGTCATTGCTTTCCGAAAGAAAAGAGCCGGTTTTACCAGATTTTTGTATAATAGCGATATGTAAAGATTTTTCCTTTTCTGAATCAGCTAAAGCAGAAGCTAGATTTCCAATATCAGAACTGTTTTGTAATAAGCTTTTATCTTTAGCAGCATGGTTTGCTCCAAACTTAAACAAATTTCTTTTGCCTTTAATTTTATCAAGATTTTCAAGAAAATTCTCTTTCATCGACGAGCTTCTCAAAAAGTTAGATTCTGCTTCTTTTTCTTTATTTTCGAGGATGTATATCTCGTTGCTGGTTTTCAGTTTATTGATAGCACGATATTCGTAGTCTGACAGTTTTAATTTTTGAAGCTCTGCAAGATTCTTACCCAGATCATCAGAAAACAGATAAGGGCGATTGGAACCATCCTTAAGCGGAACCAGGTTTGATTCTTTTTTATATCTATCCCATCGGGTTGTGGATTCTTTTAATAAAGCTTGATATTTTGTTTTTGCTACTTTATTGGTTGTTATTTTAATAAGTTCCTGGAAAATAACTGCATCAGAATTGTAATAAACCTGATCAAGACCTATCACAGTCTTATTGTTTTCGAAAAAATAATCTAATAGATTATGATCTTTATTAAATGAGAAAAAAGAAAATTTATCATTAGAGTTAGGTGCAATAGACTGATGGTCTTTATTTTTTTTACAATCTTTTTTAAGGATATCAATAGTGAACTGATCAGTTTCTGTGATATAATTGTCGAAGTTGATATGATTAGTAAGGTAAGTTGTAAAATCCAGGACTTCATTATTAAGATGATCCTCACCAATTAGAACATATTTATGCTTTGCAATAGTCTGAGTAAGGTTTGTAATTCCTTCACCCGAAAAATGGTTATTCTCGAAATTTATAATTTGATAATGTTGTGACGCAATCTTAGTAACTAAAGAATCCTGTGCCTGGATGGTGAAGCTAAGCAAGAATGCAGTTAAAAAATATACTACTTTCATTATTTTTTTTACAAATTTAGATTACTATCAGCGCCAAAAATTGTAAAAATGTAAAGCATATCTATACACTAAATCTGTCATTGCGATGAATTAATCTCTAAGTCAACTCTTAGTACTTTCAATTTTAACCATACAATCTTTCTCTTATTTCAACCAATATCTTTGTTGTCTTTTCCAGATCCGGTTCTTCAGGAAGTGTAGAAACTGAGTGGTATTGATCAATAGACTTTACCAGATCTTCAGCTTTTTTCATTACCTCATCATAAGACCAGTTTCCAGCTTTAATATCTAATAATTCATCTCGATTTTCAACACGGATATGCATCGATCCAGTTTTAAAAATATGTTCACAAGACTGCAATAAACGGATGGTATGCATCATGTTTTTGCTGTCATAGTTTTGTCCATGATTTTGATTCACGTTATAACGGTCTTCATTTCGTTCTGAGACCCATTTCCAGTATTCTTTATAATCTTTACAATACACAGAGTAGGCATCAAGATTGCAAAAGAGATAGGCAGCGGTTTTTTCTCCTTTAGGAACAGAGGATACTGAAACCTGATTAGCTTCCTCATTCCGGATAATTCCTTTATAACCTAATGTGTGGGTATTATCATAAAATAAAGCAAACATTCCTTTAGTATGATCGATGCTGACCAATCCACATTTCTCCTGAACTTTTTCATTTCTGAAAAGCCATTCTTTCAACGGTACTGAGCGGTGATCTTCAAGAATAAAACAGAAATCGAGAATGGATTTCCTTTCTTGATCTATAGGATTTAGGATTTTCTTATTTAATCCTTTAGCCTTTTTGATCTGTGAGATAGCATATCCTGCAAAGGTGTCTTTGCATAATTTTGACAGGAAGTCTTCGGGTTTTAGAAGATCCATCAGAGGGTGTTTCTCTAAAATACAATCTTCCGGACTGGCCAGAATCTCAAGAATGTTCGGATTGTTTTTTTGCAGTAGCTCTATGAGCCTTCCGATTTCATAGTAGGTAATATCATTAGTCTCATTAGAGATTTGCGGAACATAATTCAGTCCAAAAAAATCTTCTTTCGGAATATAATATATCCCTCGGATATCGGTGTCAGAATTTTCCGTCGCCAATCCGAAAGCACGGCTTCCGGAAATGGCTTCGAAAAGGATTAGTTTTTTATTTTTAAGATCCTGGATCGTCATATTGAATTGTTATTATTACTGAAATTCTATGTTTTTCAAAAGCTTTAATATATTGAAATACTTATCATCTTTTATCTAGTCTGCTAATATTTCCCTAAATACTTTTTCCATCTCAACTTTATCCGCTTTTCTAGCAGATAAACTCTTTGCTCTATCCTCAGTCTCAGTAACTACACTTTCAAGAAATCCGAAAAGTTCCCAATCGTTGGCGTGATAATAAAATTCTCCTTTAGTCGCTTTTAGAGCAACAAGGTTTTCTATTTTAACTCTCGTAAAGTCATCTACTAAAACCAATAGATCACTGAATAAAACCGGAGGTACAGTTCCTTTTTCTAATATCCATTTTCCGGTAAGCGCCGTTCTAAGACAGTAGAAATAACTTTTTAATTTTACCTCATCATGTCTGCAGGCTTCCAGATATTTCTTACTCATACTTAAATAGTGATAAGAAACGGCTACGGGAGAAAAACACGCGTCTGCCAATGGTTTAAATAATTCCACAAATTTCTCGTTTTCCATATAAACGATAGACGAGTAGGACCAGCTTAATAATGCAGCATTGGATTTCAACAAAAGATGAAAAGTCTTTCGAAGGTCCCAACCAGAACCATCTAGATCATCT is part of the Chryseobacterium paludis genome and encodes:
- a CDS encoding sugar MFS transporter, with amino-acid sequence MIKNKEVKSQSRNYTVPLITITLLFFMWGFITCMNDILIPYLKQLFNLTFFESMLVQFCFFGAYFIGSLIYFFISISSGDPINKVGYKKGIIFGIFLAAFGCVLFYPAATFSYYPLFLGALFILGLGFTVLQITANAYVSLLGSEESASSRLNMTQAFNAFGTTIAPVLGGHLIFEFFSAPDGSFSAVATRIPYLIFAGILLLVALLISRVKLPSFQTNEEEIIKGWGALEFSHLKFGVFAMFCYVGGEVAVGSFIISFLEQPQVMGFNEIISKNYLSLYWGGAMIGRFLGAISLNQSISQGKKAIYMLGAATVVFLVIFSIVNLTFSQISFFLVFIVLNFIAFFIGKAAPARTLSIFAAVNVILLISAMVNHGELAMYSILGIGIFNSIMFSNIYTLAISGLGKYTSQGSSLVVMAILGGAIVPIFQGFLADQFGVQHSFIIPVFCYLVILIFGAYCTKYLGHVETTEAKSGH
- a CDS encoding polyribonucleotide nucleotidyltransferase, producing the protein MSIPQAFTETITLADGREITIETGKLAKQADGSVVVKMGGTMLLATVVANKEANPGVDFLPLTVDYREKFYAGGKIPGNFFRREARPSDQEILTMRLVDRVLRPLFPEDFHAEVQVMISLISYDGKSIPDDLAGLAASAAIAITDIPFNGPMSEVRVVRFDGKLSVNPSYEDLKNSELDIMVGATKDSIVMVEGEMKEISEQEMLEAIIFGHAEIKKQIEAQERLAEKVGKSLPKREYNHENHDEAIREKVWKETYDKVYEVARTPSGKEERGEKFKALREEFLAQYVDNAEELERVTPFVKVYYHDVEKEAMRQMILEDNIRLDGRDPKTIRPIWSEIDYLPGAHGSAVFTRGETQSLTAVTLGSVKDANMVDSVMANYDEKFFLHYNFPPFSTGEARPLRGTSRREVGHGNLAQRALQAVIPAENPYTIRIVSDILESNGSSSMATVCAGTLALMDAGVQITKPVSGIAMGLITDTKSGKFTVLSDILGDEDHLGDMDFKVTGTADGITACQMDIKIQGLSMDIMEQALMQAKDGRLHILNKITETIAAPRPDVKPHAPKMVVLEISKDFIGAVIGPGGKIIQQLQKDTDTVIAIEEVGEIGRIEIAGTDREKINAAIARINEITFVPVVGEVYKGKVVKVMDFGAFVAIAKGTEGLLHISEIEWSRLDKVPYAEGDEVEVKFMGYDDRKKMKLSRKVLLPRPPRPEQKPRQEQQARPEGDRPSAQAPTENQNPSSEA
- a CDS encoding M1 family aminopeptidase, with amino-acid sequence MLPSKHIENVDHLIENAKITLDYCIRNFGKYPFKSINFTEISSFTKGFAATAYPSAIFMPEDMVFHANIHADKEQDVINELAGHELSHLWWGNSQIDPDDREGSVMLTETVAMYTEMMLYKKMHGKEKMMDRIKMHQQIYDNEKGLSENQPIYRVSGDNPHIAYSKGAVAMVKLSELLGEEKVNMALKNFLLNNQYPKKPTSLDLLKEFYKVSPNDSTKKEIDRLFKMI
- a CDS encoding aminopeptidase, whose translation is MNPLFLFEAKRSSKHWLSYLVAITLVMLGVFCGNQFNLSVGEGIYLNSPYTIGFMIGMLSLSILFLAIIYANQQLFKDWDSKFDSILFSFPFSKWTYLTGKFISYFLQTFLSFVLLISGFIIGQNIRTGTEIQPYFNLWYYIYPLFILGFINCFLVCSLLFLISFSTKRKLLVVVGGLLLYVLYMVVLLFSNSPFMAGSLPQSEKAQQLSALLDPFGISSYFFDAKEYTIHQKNKLVVPFSGYLLINRSIFIILSILFLVLSYRFFSFRGLSNKKSKKKNESFASLKTIISDYHITQSDFGSITSFKSVLSFAKIDLIYLFKSITIIAISILLLFAVGMEMYAEIEKGIRLPQKYASSGLMATTISENFHFIGLLIMTYFINDLYWRSQSSGFYMIEKSTYFSSNKLGGHFLSASILIFFFTGIHIIEGLIFQLGYRYFHIDWSAYLGTILFNTLPLILFSGFLLLINDSIKNRFVALGISVLAVFLLTGPISKKVITYPLLRIFSDFKGVYSDFNGYGIYENSFAGRLLFGAGLIIFLWIILPLIKTKKWTIKKTIFAFIMLVTGMISGSLFMRGFIPHDDEETIIKAVHYEKKFRVYENLPQPTITDVVTEIMLHPSENSYIIEGKYTLINDTDKMMEKVLINFNPNLKIQSAVFATSFESKKMSAEVTEIHLKRSLQPNETATLNFRLSYQWVAVNGHESFNAIIENGSFMRISRYYPSIGYQKSYEIEDEKRRKDFKLGKASKLKRLEAQEVFKKDFINLNMTVSTEKDQTAIGTGDLIKQWTNGNRNYFQYKVNSIPFRFAVSSASYMHKGTNYKGIAINLYYHQNILKT
- a CDS encoding ABC transporter ATP-binding protein produces the protein MNTLSINHLSLTYKNGSQAIKDISLEIGNGMFGLLGPNGAGKSSLMKTIVGLQKPSSGNILFNGNDISKNPDCIKQNLGFLPQDFGVYPKISAYDLLNHIAILKGIKEHSERKDQVFNLLEKVNLSDFRNKEVHTFSGGMKQRFGVAQALLGNPKIIIVDEPTAGLDPEERNRFNSLLNDISKEVIVILSTHLVEDVRNLCSEMAIMDKGQVLRKGKPNDLISELENRIWSKPIDKNEWETYQLSHHIISQQLIERELYITTFSEEQPNGFNSVSPLLEHVYFHTLRQKP
- a CDS encoding helix-turn-helix domain-containing protein; translation: MPIIVNLDVMLAKRKMQSKELAEKLGITPVNLSILKTGKAKGVRFDTLEAICKILECQPGDILEYRE
- a CDS encoding DUF2975 domain-containing protein, encoding MNQTKIISRILYYLCLVLSAGYMLTAVYSVFCLITGFATTPYKENKFLHINFPFTDQPFLNIENNYPYILFSFMTVLITYGIFFWFSARVFKVFFQPKLFNEKNIIQLKRFYIYNIFLPLPIVIIASFFVEVESMIWGLVFIHFMLGIFCLFLANIFKQGLHLQNEQDLFI
- a CDS encoding nucleotidyltransferase domain-containing protein, producing MTIQDLKNKKLILFEAISGSRAFGLATENSDTDIRGIYYIPKEDFFGLNYVPQISNETNDITYYEIGRLIELLQKNNPNILEILASPEDCILEKHPLMDLLKPEDFLSKLCKDTFAGYAISQIKKAKGLNKKILNPIDQERKSILDFCFILEDHRSVPLKEWLFRNEKVQEKCGLVSIDHTKGMFALFYDNTHTLGYKGIIRNEEANQVSVSSVPKGEKTAAYLFCNLDAYSVYCKDYKEYWKWVSERNEDRYNVNQNHGQNYDSKNMMHTIRLLQSCEHIFKTGSMHIRVENRDELLDIKAGNWSYDEVMKKAEDLVKSIDQYHSVSTLPEEPDLEKTTKILVEIRERLYG
- a CDS encoding nucleotidyltransferase domain-containing protein — encoded protein: MKDRILEKLKEVEEKRGIEVLLAVESGSRAWGFASPDSDYDIRFIYRHKKDWYLSPWDKDETIEFMTEDDLDGSGWDLRKTFHLLLKSNAALLSWSYSSIVYMENEKFVELFKPLADACFSPVAVSYHYLSMSKKYLEACRHDEVKLKSYFYCLRTALTGKWILEKGTVPPVLFSDLLVLVDDFTRVKIENLVALKATKGEFYYHANDWELFGFLESVVTETEDRAKSLSARKADKVEMEKVFREILAD